Within the Pseudomonas orientalis genome, the region TCAACGGCTCGCTGGACATCGGCATCAGCTACCTGCCACCCCGCCAACCAGGCCTGCATGGCGTGTTGTTGTACGAGGACGAATTGAAGGTGGTCATCCCTGAGCAACATCCCTTGCGGGAATTCAAGAAGGTCTCGCTGAAACAGGCAGCGGAGTTGCCGATGTTGCTGCTGGGGGAGGAATTCCAGGTACGGCAGATCTGGCAGGGTCAGTTGGCCAACCTGGGCCGACGCCCGCAGGTGCAGGCCGAGCTCAATACCATGGCGGGGATTCTCGACAGCCTGCCTCATACGCAGTTGGCCACTGTGTTGCCGGGGCGTTCCCAGGACGAACACAACAGCCAGTCGCTGCTATGGAAACCCTTGAGCGAACCCAGGGTGCCGTTGAAAGTCGGTTTGGTGTGCCGTGACGTGCAGCGCCAGCAAGCGACGGTGGCGTTGCTGCGCACGTTGCTGGAAGACGTGATGAATGCCCCGCAGGCAGGCGCCTGACTTTTTCGCGGGCAAAAGAAAACCCCGCCGAAGCGGGGCTTTGCAGACTGTTTCCCTGACATCCATTTCACTCCGCCATCCTGGCAGAATCCTACGTGTCCGTGTTGTTGCTTTGCGCTTCCTGCGCGACGTCCATGTGAAGTAGATTATCCGTGGATCCAATTTGGCGATAGAGGACGATTAGCAGCACGTCATGTAAGAGATTGCTTACACGCACGCTTCGCCCCTAGAACAGTGCTTCATCCATCAGGAACAGCGACTCGCTACCGGCCTTCACCGACGCGCTCAACGAATGAATACGCGGCAACAGGCGCGCAAAGTAAAAGCGCGCCGTGCCCAGCTTGCTGGCATAGAAATCGTCTTCGGTCTCTTTGCCCAACGCGGCCTTGGCCATGCGTGCCCACATATAGGCATACGCCATGTATCCAAACGCGTGCAGGTATTCCACCGATGCCGCGCCGATTTCATTCGGATTGGTCTTGGCACGGTCCAGCACCCAGGCGGTCAATTCGTCCAGGTTGTCCACCGCCGCGCCGAGCGGGCGGGTGAACTCGCCCAGTTGCGCGCCGGCACTGGCGATGAACTGGCGGATCTCATCGGCGAACAAGGTGTAGAACGCGCCGCCGCTGCCGACAATCTTGCGCCCCATCAAATCCAGTGCCTGGATACCGTTGGTGCCTTCGTAGATCTGGGTGATGCGCACGTCACGCACCAATTGCTCCTGGCCCCACTCGCGAATGTAGCCGTGGCCACCGAACACTTGCTGGCCGAGCACAGTGGTTTCCAGGCCCAGGTCGCTGAGAAACGCCTTGGCGACCGGCGTCAGCAGCGCCACCAGGTTGTCGGCGCGCTCACGGGCAGCAGCGTCTTCGCTGAACTTGGCGATGTCCAACTGCGTGGCCACATAGGTGGAGAACGCACGACCGCCCTCGTTCGCCGCCTTCATGGTCAGCAGCATGCGGCGCACATCCGGATGCACGATGATCGGATCGGCCGGTTTGTCCTTGGCTTGTGCGCCCAGTGGCGAACGGCTTTGCACCCGATCGCGAGCATATTCAATCGCGTTCTGATAGGAGCGCTCGCCGGAAGCCAGGCCCTGGATACCCACCCCCAGGCGCTCGTAGTTCATCATGGTGAACATCGCCGCCAAGCCACGATTGGGCTCACCGACGAGGTAGCCGACGGCTTCGTCGAAGTTCATCACGCACGTCGCGGAGGCCTGGATGCCCATCTTGTGTTCGATCGAGCCGCAGGTCACCGGGTTGCGGGCACCGAGGCTGCCGTCGGCGTTCACCATGAACTTGGGGACCAGGAACAGCGAGATGCCCTTGGGCCCCGCCGGTGCGCCAGGAAGCTTGGCCAACACCAGGTGGATGATGTTTTCGGTCAGGTCGTGTTCACCGCCGGTAATGAAAATCTTGGTGCCGCTGACTGTGTAGGAACCATCCGCCTGCGGCTCGGCCTTGGTGCGAATCATGCCCAGGTCGGTACCGGCATGGGCTTCGGTCAGGCACATGGAACCGGCCCATTCGCCGGAATACATCTTCGGCAGGTAGGTGGCCTTGAGTTCCTCGCTGGCGTGGGTATTGATCGACACGCAAGCGCCCGAGGTCAACATCGGGGACAGGCCGAACGCCAGGCTGGACGAATTGATCATCTCCTCGACCTGCGCCGACACCGCCTTGGGCATGCCCATGCCGCCATACGCCGGGTCGCCGCCGACGCCCACCCAGCCACCTTCGGCATAGGTCGCGTAAGCCTGTGGGAAACCGTCCGGCGTGCTGACGACACTGTCCACCCAACGGCAGCCTTGCTCATCGCCGCCACGGCTTAACGGCGCGATGGACTTGGCGGTGACCTTGCCGGCCTCTTCGAGGATGGCTTCAACGGTTTCGGCGTCAACCGTGTCTGCCAGGGCAGGCAACTGCGCCCAGGTGGTGGCGACGTCAAAAACTTCGTTGAGGACGAAGCGCATATCACGCAACGGCGCTTTGTAATCAGCCATGGCAAACCTCGTGAGAACGTGAAAAGTGATTCGATAGGATCGGTTTTACAGGCTCCGAGTGTACCCGAACAACTTTTAAGACACATAGGGTCCGTTCGTGACCGACAAGTATTTGTAAGTCACGAACCAGGCTGTTGCCGCACATTTACAATGCGAATGCCTGCGCCGGCAGGCTCATCAGGCATTCGCTGCCCGCCTCCACTGCAGCCCTGTGCATCGTGGTACGCGGTAACAGGCGCTTGAAATAAAAGTCACACGTCGCCTGCTTGGCCTGGGCAAACCCTGGGTCGTCGTGCGCCTGCGCCGCAATCGCCATGCGTAGCCACAG harbors:
- a CDS encoding LysR family transcriptional regulator, translated to MDFKQLRYFVAVYEEGHVGRAAERLSISQPALSQQVRQLEQNLDVSLFERSSKRLLPTLAAHTLYNHALPLIDGMQQAVEALRNFKGQAMRTLAIGVLQTVHTSLVPQMLERVRKAQPHLVVQIYELTGLEIERRLLNGSLDIGISYLPPRQPGLHGVLLYEDELKVVIPEQHPLREFKKVSLKQAAELPMLLLGEEFQVRQIWQGQLANLGRRPQVQAELNTMAGILDSLPHTQLATVLPGRSQDEHNSQSLLWKPLSEPRVPLKVGLVCRDVQRQQATVALLRTLLEDVMNAPQAGA
- a CDS encoding acyl-CoA dehydrogenase C-terminal domain-containing protein; translated protein: MADYKAPLRDMRFVLNEVFDVATTWAQLPALADTVDAETVEAILEEAGKVTAKSIAPLSRGGDEQGCRWVDSVVSTPDGFPQAYATYAEGGWVGVGGDPAYGGMGMPKAVSAQVEEMINSSSLAFGLSPMLTSGACVSINTHASEELKATYLPKMYSGEWAGSMCLTEAHAGTDLGMIRTKAEPQADGSYTVSGTKIFITGGEHDLTENIIHLVLAKLPGAPAGPKGISLFLVPKFMVNADGSLGARNPVTCGSIEHKMGIQASATCVMNFDEAVGYLVGEPNRGLAAMFTMMNYERLGVGIQGLASGERSYQNAIEYARDRVQSRSPLGAQAKDKPADPIIVHPDVRRMLLTMKAANEGGRAFSTYVATQLDIAKFSEDAAARERADNLVALLTPVAKAFLSDLGLETTVLGQQVFGGHGYIREWGQEQLVRDVRITQIYEGTNGIQALDLMGRKIVGSGGAFYTLFADEIRQFIASAGAQLGEFTRPLGAAVDNLDELTAWVLDRAKTNPNEIGAASVEYLHAFGYMAYAYMWARMAKAALGKETEDDFYASKLGTARFYFARLLPRIHSLSASVKAGSESLFLMDEALF